The following is a genomic window from Alphaproteobacteria bacterium LSUCC0396.
CGAATTAGAGGCCTTGAAAGAGCAGATTGCGCGCGAAATGGGGTATGAGCTGGTTGATCACCGGCTTGAGCTATTTGGCCGCAAGCTGAAATCCTAAATTACATAGAAATTGACAGAGATAAGCCACATTCGACGCGCCTTGTGAGCGGTAAGGTGGCCATGTTTGCTGGGTGGAACAGGGGCATTTGGCGGTTAAGACCGTGCTGATTGTGCTTTTGCCAGAAACTATTTATAGACATTAGAAGTACCGATTTTCATGTGTCTAGTTGGCTTCTGGCACGCCGGCTGACCGCTATTCTGGATATCATCTCAATGCAGGCGACAAGCAATACCGGCAATGTAATCAGGCTTGCGGCGGCGCAGGCGCTGTCGATGACGACAATGAACGTCAATATCATCAACACCGCGCTTGTTGGCAGCCTCTTATCGCCGGTTCCATGGTTGGCGACCCTTGGGCTGTCACTGCAATTTGTGACATCAATGTTAACAACCTTGCCAGCGTCATTGCTGATGGTGCGTTTTGGTCGGCGTCCGGTCTTTATGGGCGGCGTGATGATTGCCGCGATATCTGCTTTTACCCAAGGGATCGCTATTCTCATCTCAAACTTCTATTTGTTTTGCGCGGCGTCAATGGCGCTTGGCATTGCGCATGGCTGTGCCGGTTTTTATCGCTATGCCGCGGCTGACAGCGCCGAAGAATCGCAAAAGCCAAAGGCCATTTCCTATGTGCTGACGGGCGGGTTGCTCGCTGCTTTTATGGGGCCGGAAATCGCTCGAAATACGGTCGATTTTGTGCCCGGCCATCTCTATGCAGGATGTTTTTTCAGCGTTGCCGCAGTCCAGCTTGTCTCGCTAGGGTTTTTATCCGGCGTCAAAATTCCAAAGCCAACGCTGACCGGGTCGGGTGGACGCCCGATTGGCACTTTTTTCACGATGCCTGTTTTTGTGGTGGGGGCGATCAGCGCTGCCATCGGCTATGCGATGATGAGCTATATGATGACAGCAACGCCGCTTCAGGTGGTGAATGTCGCCAAGCTAGGCACATCAGCAAATGCGACAATTATCCAGTGGCACGTTGTTGCCATGTTTGCGCCCGCTTTTTTCACGGGTAACCTTATCAGCCGGTTTGGTGCGCCGGTGATTTTAACCGCAGGTGTTCTGACGTATCTTGCGGCAATTGCCAGTGCGGTCCTTGGTATCGGCTTTTGGTGGTATTTCGTCTCGCTGGCGCTGATGGGGCTGGGCTGGAATTTTCTTTACATCGGCGGCAGCTCGTTGGTCGCAAGTGTGGCCAACCCCGAAGAACGCGGGCGGGTTCAGGGCATTGCTGATCTGATCACAACAACCTCAGTTGCAACCGCGTCGCTGGTTGCCGGTGCGCTACACAGCCAGTTCGGCTGGGAAGTCATGGTGTTATCAGCATTGGGACCGGTGCTAATCATCACCCTATCACTGTC
Proteins encoded in this region:
- a CDS encoding MFS transporter is translated as MSSWLLARRLTAILDIISMQATSNTGNVIRLAAAQALSMTTMNVNIINTALVGSLLSPVPWLATLGLSLQFVTSMLTTLPASLLMVRFGRRPVFMGGVMIAAISAFTQGIAILISNFYLFCAASMALGIAHGCAGFYRYAAADSAEESQKPKAISYVLTGGLLAAFMGPEIARNTVDFVPGHLYAGCFFSVAAVQLVSLGFLSGVKIPKPTLTGSGGRPIGTFFTMPVFVVGAISAAIGYAMMSYMMTATPLQVVNVAKLGTSANATIIQWHVVAMFAPAFFTGNLISRFGAPVILTAGVLTYLAAIASAVLGIGFWWYFVSLALMGLGWNFLYIGGSSLVASVANPEERGRVQGIADLITTTSVATASLVAGALHSQFGWEVMVLSALGPVLIITLSLSWLILSRRSMRV